From the Euphorbia lathyris chromosome 6, ddEupLath1.1, whole genome shotgun sequence genome, one window contains:
- the LOC136233998 gene encoding E3 ubiquitin-protein ligase RMA1H1-like → MDYEKYISREWKSVTTTGSPASSSCGFDCNICLEFAHEPVVTLCGHLYCWPCIYKWLHIQSDSLASDEHPQCPVCKADISHTTMVPLYGRGHTPTPQTPFQGMIIPPRPSACAAHSQALVSSTTTHTAQQLPYRNPYQNHHHHHYNSNPYHTFEGASPSPLLNIGDSSVTGFQHPFVGMFGEMVYARVFGNSQSLYTYPNSYHLVGSNNPRWRRQEMQADKSLNRISIFLFCCFLLCLMVF, encoded by the coding sequence ATGGACTATGAGAAATATATTTCCCGGGAATGGAAATCAGTGACAACCACCGGATCACCTGCCTCGTCAAGCTGCGGTTTTGACTGTAATATTTGCCTTGAATTTGCACATGAGCCAGTTGTTACCCTTTGTGGTCACCTATATTGCTGGCCATGTATCTACAAATGGCTTCATATCCAGAGTGATTCTCTTGCATCCGACGAGCATCCTCAATGTCCGGTCTGCAAAGCCGATATATCACACACAACGATGGTCCCCCTTTACGGACGCGGCCATACCCCAACTCCACAAACACCCTTTCAAGGCATGATCATACCCCCTAGACCATCAGCTTGTGCTGCTCATTCACAAGCTTTGGTATCAAGCACAACAACTCATACTGCTCAGCAGCTCCCCTACCGAAACCcctatcaaaatcatcatcatcatcactaCAATTCCAATCCATACCACACCTTTGAGGGCGCATCTCCGTCGCCTTTACTTAACATCGGAGACTCTTCTGTTACCGGTTTCCAGCATCCGTTTGTTGGGATGTTCGGTGAGATGGTTTATGCAAGGGTGTTTGGAAACTCGCAGAGCTTGTATACGTACCCGAATTCGTATCATCTTGTGGGAAGTAATAATCCGAGGTGGAGAAGGCAGGAGATGCAGGCAGATAAGTCATTGAATAGAATCTCAATTTTCCTCTTCTGCTGCTTTCTTTTATGTCTTATGGTATTctaa